In Gossypium hirsutum isolate 1008001.06 chromosome D06, Gossypium_hirsutum_v2.1, whole genome shotgun sequence, one genomic interval encodes:
- the LOC107942394 gene encoding GATA transcription factor 25, giving the protein MYGQSQPMNIPPQIAGSGADIDDDVSASVSVDNHHIVTYEAPSLDDGGGVDDVATNPFYATAAATSASGLDVVPRGDGASQLTLSFRGQVYVFDAITPEKFHAVLLLLGGCELTSGPHGVEMSSQNLRVGMDFPRSNQPHRAASLDRFRKKRKERCFDKKVRYGVRQEVALRMQRNKGQFTSSRKSDGDYGSCSQDDDNLADTVCTHCGISSKATPMMRRGPSGPRSLCNACGLFWANKGTLRDIPKKTHEHSPTPVEQGESEPNDSDSGTAIPTESNVVPFSNGDDSALIGIAEH; this is encoded by the exons ATGTACGGACAATCTCAGCCAATGAACATTCCACCTCAGATCGCCGGCTCCGGCGCTGACATCGACGACGATGTTTCAGCCTCCGTATCCGTCGATAACCACCACATCGTTACTTACGAGGCTCCCTCCCTCGACGACGGTGGTGGAGTAGACGACGTAGCCACCAATCCTTTCTACGCCACTGCCGCCGCTACTTCCGCCTCTGGCTTGGATGTTGTTCCACGAGGCGATGGTGCCAGCCAACTCACTCTATCGTTTCGTGGTCAGGTCTATGTGTTTGATGCTATTACTCCTGAGAAg TTTCATGCAGTGTTGTTACTGTTGGGTGGATGTGAACTGACTTCAGGCCCCCATGGTGTTGAAATGTCATCTCAGAACCTAAGG GTTGGAATGGACTTTCCGAGATCTAATCAACCGCACAGAGCAGCGTCGCTAGACAGGTTTCGCAAGAAGAGAAAAGAACGATGCTTTGATAAGAAAGTTAGATATGGTGTTCGCCAGGAAGTTGCTCTTAG GATGCAGCGTAATAAGGGTCAATTTACATCTTCCAGAAAATCTGATGGTGATTATGGCAGTTGTAGTCAGGATGATGATAACCTAGCAGATACTGT TTGCACGCACTGTGGCATTAGCTCAAAGGCCACCCCTATGATGCGACGTGGCCCATCTGGTCCAAGGTCACTATGCAATGCTTGTGGACTTTTCTGGGCAAACAAG GGTACTTTGAGAGATATTCCCAAGAAAACTCATGAACATTCCCCGACTCCAGTTGAGCAG GGAGAAAGCGAACCAAATGACTCGGATTCTGGAACTGCTATTCCTACAGAAAGCAACGTAGTACCTTTCTCAAACGGGGATGACTCGGCTCTAATCGGCATTGCCGAGCACTAA